Proteins encoded by one window of Aquipuribacter hungaricus:
- a CDS encoding SigE family RNA polymerase sigma factor, which produces MVDEAGFRQYVTLRQRALLRTAWLLTGDWATAEDLVQATLLTMWGRWARISTGRDHASLDGYARRVLLSTYLGWRRRRWHGERPTPVLPDTAAPSGDGYEVRCVMADAVRSLPPRQRAVVVLRFFDDLTERDTAAALGCSVGTVKSQTSKALATLRRHPDLTTLDLEGSPA; this is translated from the coding sequence ATGGTCGACGAAGCCGGCTTCCGGCAGTACGTGACGCTGCGGCAGCGCGCCCTGCTGCGGACGGCGTGGCTGCTCACGGGTGACTGGGCCACGGCCGAGGACCTGGTCCAGGCGACCCTGCTGACGATGTGGGGCCGGTGGGCCCGCATCAGCACGGGTCGGGACCACGCCAGCCTCGACGGCTACGCCCGACGCGTCCTGCTGAGCACGTACCTGGGCTGGCGGAGGCGACGGTGGCACGGGGAGCGACCGACCCCGGTCCTGCCCGACACGGCGGCGCCGTCGGGTGACGGCTACGAGGTCCGCTGCGTGATGGCGGACGCGGTGCGGTCCCTGCCGCCCCGGCAGCGGGCGGTCGTCGTGCTGCGCTTCTTCGACGACCTCACCGAGCGGGACACCGCCGCGGCGCTCGGCTGCTCCGTCGGCACGGTGAAGAGCCAGACGTCCAAGGCGCTGGCCACCCTGCGCCGGCACCCCGACCTGACGACCCTCGACCTCGAAGGGAGCCCCGCATGA
- a CDS encoding carbon starvation CstA family protein, whose protein sequence is MSTVSGDRPSPRSDTGIPAPPASRRSPLQVAVWVAVAVLGGVAWTVLALSRGEEVSALWVLFAALASYAIAYRFYSRFIAYRVLLVDDTRATPAERLDNGVDYEVTDRRVLFGHHFAAIAGAGPLVGPVLAAQMGYLPGTIWIVVGVIFAGAVQDMVVMFFSMRRNGKSLGQMVREEIGPVGGVAALIAVFAIMIIILAVLALIVVNALAESPWGVFSIALTIPIALFMGVYLRVIRPGRVMEATAIGVVLLLLAIVGGGYVEASGLADALTLSKETLVVALVVYGFVASVLPVWMLLTPRDYLSTFMKIGVIVLLALALLLARPVLANDAVSQFAIEGNGPVFAGSLFPFVFITIACGALSGFHALISSGTTPKMIAKESQVRFIGYGGMLMESFVAISALIAASVIDQGLYFAINSPAGATGGTPESAAAFVQGLGFDTSAAQISAEAAAVEEDLVSRTGGAPTLALGISQIFASAFGGGLQAFWYHFAIMFEALFILTAVDAGTRVGRFMLQDTVGNVWKKFGDLSWRPANYLASAVVVGAWGYFLYVGVTDPLGGINQLFPLFGIANQLLAAIALTLCVTLMIKHGKVRWAWVPGIPLVWDLVVTMTASYQKVFSDVPAIGYFAQRARYADALEAGEVLPPAADAGQMQQIVTNSTTNGVLQSVFALLVLVVVANAVVTIVKALRQGSLATTEVPHTPSRIVEPAGLFATPEEKAAIAAHEDRLVSGGQQ, encoded by the coding sequence ATGAGCACCGTCTCCGGCGACCGTCCGTCGCCCCGGTCCGACACCGGCATCCCCGCGCCGCCCGCGTCGCGGCGCAGCCCGCTCCAGGTCGCCGTCTGGGTGGCCGTCGCCGTCCTCGGCGGCGTCGCCTGGACCGTCCTGGCGCTGTCGCGCGGGGAGGAGGTGTCAGCCCTGTGGGTCCTGTTCGCGGCGCTGGCCTCCTACGCCATCGCCTACCGCTTCTACAGCCGCTTCATCGCCTACCGCGTCCTGCTCGTCGACGACACCCGCGCCACCCCGGCCGAGCGCCTGGACAACGGGGTCGACTACGAGGTGACCGACCGGCGCGTCCTGTTCGGCCACCACTTCGCCGCGATCGCCGGCGCCGGCCCGCTGGTCGGGCCCGTGCTCGCCGCGCAGATGGGCTACCTGCCGGGCACGATCTGGATCGTCGTCGGCGTCATCTTCGCCGGCGCCGTGCAGGACATGGTCGTCATGTTCTTCTCGATGCGCCGCAACGGGAAGAGCCTCGGCCAGATGGTCCGCGAGGAGATCGGGCCCGTGGGCGGCGTCGCGGCCCTCATCGCCGTGTTCGCCATCATGATCATCATCCTGGCGGTGCTCGCGCTCATCGTCGTCAACGCCCTCGCCGAGTCCCCCTGGGGCGTCTTCTCCATCGCGCTCACCATCCCGATCGCCCTGTTCATGGGCGTGTACCTGCGGGTCATCCGGCCCGGGCGGGTCATGGAGGCCACCGCCATCGGCGTCGTCCTGCTGCTGCTGGCCATCGTCGGCGGCGGGTACGTCGAGGCCTCGGGCCTGGCCGACGCGCTGACCCTGAGCAAGGAGACCCTGGTCGTCGCGCTCGTCGTGTACGGCTTCGTCGCCTCGGTCCTGCCGGTGTGGATGCTGCTCACGCCGCGCGACTACCTGTCGACGTTCATGAAGATCGGCGTCATCGTCCTGCTCGCCCTGGCCCTGCTGCTCGCCCGCCCGGTCCTGGCCAACGACGCCGTCAGCCAGTTCGCGATCGAGGGCAACGGGCCCGTCTTCGCCGGCTCGCTGTTCCCGTTCGTCTTCATCACCATCGCCTGCGGCGCCCTGTCCGGCTTCCACGCGCTCATCAGCTCGGGCACGACGCCCAAGATGATCGCCAAGGAGAGCCAGGTCCGGTTCATCGGCTACGGCGGCATGCTCATGGAGAGCTTCGTCGCCATCAGCGCCCTCATCGCCGCCTCGGTCATCGACCAGGGCCTGTACTTCGCCATCAACTCCCCCGCCGGCGCGACGGGCGGCACGCCGGAGTCCGCGGCCGCGTTCGTCCAGGGCCTCGGCTTCGACACCTCCGCAGCGCAGATCTCGGCCGAGGCGGCCGCGGTCGAGGAGGACCTGGTCTCCCGGACCGGCGGCGCCCCGACCCTGGCGCTCGGCATCTCGCAGATCTTCGCCAGCGCGTTCGGCGGCGGCCTGCAGGCGTTCTGGTACCACTTCGCGATCATGTTCGAGGCGCTGTTCATCCTCACCGCCGTCGACGCCGGGACCCGCGTCGGCCGCTTCATGCTCCAGGACACGGTCGGCAACGTGTGGAAGAAGTTCGGCGACCTGTCGTGGCGACCGGCCAACTACCTGGCCAGCGCCGTGGTCGTGGGCGCGTGGGGGTACTTCCTCTACGTCGGCGTCACCGACCCCCTCGGCGGCATCAACCAGCTCTTCCCGCTGTTCGGCATCGCCAACCAGCTGCTCGCCGCCATCGCCCTCACGCTGTGCGTCACGCTGATGATCAAGCACGGCAAGGTGCGCTGGGCCTGGGTGCCCGGCATCCCGCTGGTCTGGGACCTCGTCGTCACCATGACGGCCAGCTACCAGAAGGTGTTCAGCGACGTCCCGGCCATCGGCTACTTCGCCCAGCGGGCCCGGTACGCCGACGCGCTCGAGGCCGGCGAGGTCCTGCCGCCGGCCGCCGACGCGGGCCAGATGCAGCAGATCGTCACCAACTCCACGACGAACGGCGTCCTGCAGTCGGTGTTCGCGCTGCTCGTGCTCGTCGTCGTCGCCAACGCCGTGGTGACGATCGTCAAGGCGCTCCGGCAGGGCAGCCTGGCCACCACGGAGGTCCCGCACACGCCGAGCCGCATCGTCGAGCCGGCCGGGCTGTTCGCCACGCCCGAGGAGAAGGCCGCCATCGCCGCGCACGAGGACCGGCTGGTCAGCGGGGGCCAGCAGTGA
- a CDS encoding ASCH domain-containing protein, translating into MDAEELAAGTTGGDSAIVRFWETARSSAGLGRLAVVTGLTSAAVVPPPAWAFGGTPEEADELLALVLDGTKTATSGARWPYEVEGQQLPRPGELSIVLDGAGRPRALVRTVAVDVVPFSEVGEEHARAEGEGDLSLAHWRENHRRVFAEELTAAGRSFTGDMLVVCEALELLYPRRRPAGDRGRALTDA; encoded by the coding sequence GTGGATGCCGAGGAGCTCGCCGCGGGGACGACGGGCGGCGACAGCGCGATCGTGCGCTTCTGGGAGACGGCGCGCAGCAGCGCCGGTCTGGGCCGGCTCGCGGTCGTGACGGGCCTGACGTCGGCGGCCGTCGTGCCGCCGCCCGCGTGGGCCTTCGGCGGGACCCCCGAGGAGGCCGACGAGCTGCTGGCCCTCGTGCTCGACGGGACGAAGACCGCGACGTCCGGCGCCCGCTGGCCGTACGAGGTCGAAGGTCAGCAGCTGCCCCGGCCCGGTGAGCTCTCCATCGTCCTCGACGGTGCGGGTCGTCCTCGGGCGCTCGTGCGCACCGTCGCGGTCGACGTCGTGCCGTTCTCCGAGGTGGGGGAGGAGCACGCCCGGGCCGAGGGCGAGGGCGACCTCTCCCTGGCGCACTGGAGAGAGAACCACCGGCGGGTCTTCGCCGAGGAGCTCACCGCGGCCGGGCGCAGCTTCACCGGCGACATGCTCGTCGTGTGCGAGGCGCTGGAGCTGCTCTACCCGCGCCGCCGTCCGGCCGGCGACCGTGGTCGCGCGCTGACCGACGCCTGA
- a CDS encoding YbdD/YjiX family protein, producing MPALPGLLARGWRGLVWYLRAVTGEDRWDAHVRECAAHGHPAGTRREFERQRQDRAEGAAVDRCC from the coding sequence GTGCCGGCGCTGCCCGGGCTGCTCGCCCGGGGCTGGCGGGGGCTGGTCTGGTACCTGCGCGCGGTCACCGGCGAGGACCGGTGGGACGCCCACGTCCGCGAGTGCGCCGCCCACGGGCACCCCGCCGGGACGCGGCGGGAGTTCGAGCGGCAGCGCCAGGACCGGGCGGAGGGCGCGGCGGTCGACCGCTGCTGCTGA
- a CDS encoding class I SAM-dependent methyltransferase: MDEPAVVRALSALVDGDVDLARREVAGGGSLLERALAEHLGGDGHGSVYDRPAAFEAFIRGGGNVPLYAAVGAVLADLYDSHRPASLLDVGCGDGTALLGALQAARHRPAHLDVLEPSPALLATALEQLHRWQQDGVPQTEVDSWPVTVQSLVSDLDTDPGAGRTWDLVQSTFALHAVDHDQRTAVLRDLRPSVGLLAVVEFDVPDVAVGSLDHLRFLARTYERGLAEYTDDRDLVAQGFLMPVLTGQLRPGAVRATFEQPATAWVRQLRETGWTDVTVRPVHDYWSSPAFLLTARGAAGSS; the protein is encoded by the coding sequence ATGGACGAGCCAGCTGTCGTGCGTGCCCTGTCAGCCCTGGTGGACGGCGACGTCGACCTCGCCCGCCGAGAGGTCGCCGGCGGCGGCTCGCTGCTGGAGAGGGCCCTCGCCGAGCACCTGGGCGGTGACGGCCACGGGTCGGTCTACGACCGGCCGGCGGCGTTCGAGGCGTTCATCCGCGGCGGCGGCAACGTGCCGCTGTACGCCGCGGTCGGCGCGGTGCTGGCCGACCTCTACGACAGCCACCGGCCCGCCTCGCTGCTCGACGTCGGCTGCGGGGACGGCACAGCACTGCTCGGGGCGCTGCAGGCGGCCCGGCACCGACCCGCCCACCTGGACGTCCTGGAGCCCTCGCCGGCCTTGCTCGCCACCGCCCTGGAACAGCTCCACCGGTGGCAGCAGGACGGGGTCCCGCAGACCGAGGTGGACAGCTGGCCGGTCACCGTCCAGAGCCTCGTCAGCGACCTGGACACCGACCCCGGCGCGGGACGGACCTGGGACCTGGTGCAGTCCACCTTCGCCCTGCACGCGGTCGACCACGACCAGCGCACCGCGGTCCTGCGCGACCTGCGCCCGAGCGTGGGCCTGCTGGCCGTCGTCGAGTTCGACGTCCCCGACGTCGCGGTGGGCAGCCTGGACCACCTGCGCTTCCTGGCCCGGACCTACGAGCGCGGCCTGGCCGAGTACACCGACGACCGCGACCTGGTGGCGCAGGGCTTCCTCATGCCCGTGCTCACCGGGCAGCTGCGGCCCGGTGCCGTGCGTGCCACGTTCGAGCAGCCGGCGACCGCCTGGGTGCGGCAGCTGCGCGAGACCGGCTGGACCGACGTGACGGTCCGGCCGGTGCACGACTACTGGTCCTCGCCGGCCTTCCTGCTCACCGCCCGCGGGGCGGCCGGCAGCTCCTGA
- a CDS encoding alpha/beta hydrolase — translation MVPAQGPVELGPAVRLPARREDVELHTPDGLRLVGELALPADRDPVATLVCLHPLPTHGGYMDSHVLLKASQRLPALADLAVLRFNLRGVTSPRGTSEGTFDAGDAERHDVTAALAFVEDHGLPAVTVLGWSFGTDLSLLHARDPLVTQLVLLSPPLRYTGDDDLRWWAADGRPVTALVPEHDDYLRPPEAVERFSLVPQARVVPLVGAKHLVVGESHVRTVLDHVVEAAAPGAHPLPTTWDGPYERVTTRIG, via the coding sequence GTGGTCCCCGCCCAGGGTCCCGTCGAGCTCGGCCCCGCCGTACGGCTGCCCGCCCGCCGCGAGGACGTCGAGCTGCACACCCCGGACGGCCTGCGCCTGGTCGGGGAGCTCGCGCTGCCCGCCGACCGCGACCCCGTCGCCACGCTCGTGTGCCTGCACCCCCTGCCCACGCACGGCGGCTACATGGACTCCCACGTCCTGCTCAAGGCGTCGCAGCGGCTGCCCGCACTGGCCGACCTCGCCGTGCTCCGCTTCAACCTGCGAGGCGTCACCAGCCCGCGCGGTACGTCGGAGGGCACCTTCGACGCCGGTGACGCGGAGCGGCACGACGTCACCGCGGCGCTCGCCTTCGTCGAGGACCACGGCCTGCCCGCGGTCACCGTGCTGGGCTGGTCGTTCGGCACGGACCTGTCGCTGCTGCACGCCCGCGACCCGCTCGTCACCCAGCTCGTGCTGCTGTCCCCGCCGCTGCGGTACACCGGCGACGACGACCTGCGCTGGTGGGCCGCCGACGGCCGGCCCGTGACGGCGCTGGTGCCCGAGCACGACGACTACCTGCGCCCGCCGGAGGCCGTCGAGCGCTTCTCGCTGGTGCCGCAGGCGCGGGTCGTGCCGCTCGTGGGCGCCAAGCACCTGGTCGTCGGCGAGAGCCACGTCCGGACCGTCCTCGATCACGTGGTCGAAGCCGCCGCGCCGGGCGCCCACCCGCTGCCGACCACGTGGGACGGGCCCTACGAGCGCGTGACCACGCGGATCGGCTGA